The following are encoded together in the Cicer arietinum cultivar CDC Frontier isolate Library 1 chromosome 2, Cicar.CDCFrontier_v2.0, whole genome shotgun sequence genome:
- the LOC101506344 gene encoding calcium/calmodulin-regulated receptor-like kinase 2 isoform X2, whose amino-acid sequence MIWWYKKRSHLTRSDSEPSLTTLPIRTNGLETSNDFSASISSSVATSRSQNVQKNSHFTWWNHQNKDRFASTSGILKYSYKELQKATQNFTTTLGEGSFGTVYKATMPTGEVVAVKVLAPNSKQGEREFQTEVSLLGRLHHRNLVNLLGYCVDKGQRILVYQFMSNGSLAAILYGEEKKLSWDERLQIAIDISHGIEYLHEGAVPPVIHRDLKSPNILLDDSMRAKVADFGLSKEEIFDGRNSGLKGTYGYMDPAYISTSKLTTKSDIYSFGIILFELITAIHPHQNLMEYINLASMEHDGIDEILDKPLVGKCNVVEVRQLAKIAHKCLHKSPKKRPSIGEVSQVISRIKQRRLRHMMEDNLSFANSNNFSRAASRLEERLELSRIVTMSIKETV is encoded by the exons ATGATTTG GTGGTACAAGAAACGTTCTCATCTTACACGATCTGATAGTGAGCCTAGTTTAACAACTCTCCCGATACGAACGAATGGACTTGAAACAAGTAATGACTTTAGTGCATCCATCTCTAGTTCCGTAGCAACATCAAGGTCACAAAATGTACAGAAAAATTCCCATTTCACTTGGTGGAATCATCAAAACAAAGACCGATTTGCTTCAACATCAGGCATTCTCAAGTATTCGTATAA AGAACTTCAAAAGGCCACACAAAATTTCACGACTACCTTGGGAGAAGGATCGTTTGGTACGGTTTATAAAGCCACAATGCCTACAGGAGAGGTGGTGGCTGTGAAGGTGCTAGCACCCAATTCAAAACAAGGGGAGAGAGAATTCCAAACAGAG GTGTCTCTGCTAGGAAGACTGCATCACCGGAATCTTGTGAATTTGCTTGGATATTGTGTAGATAAAGGACAACGCATATTGGTTTATCAGTTCATGAGCAATGGAAgcttagcagctattttatatg GTGAAGAAAAGAAGTTAAGTTGGGATGAAAGGCTTCAAATTGCAATTGATATTTCACATGGAATAGAGTATCTTCATGAAGGA GCAGTCCCGCCCGTCATACATCGTGATTTGAAATCTCCCAACATATTGCTAGATGACTCTATGAGAGCTAAG GTTGCTGATTTTGGCCTCTCCAAGGAAGAGATCTTTGATGGCCGAAATTCGGGTCTTAAAGGTACATATGGTTACATGGACCCTGCATACATTTCCACAAGCAAGTTAACAACCAAGAGTGACATATACAGTTTTGGTATCATACTTTTTGAACTAATCACTGCCATCCATCCACATCAAAATTTGATGGAATATATTAACCTT GCTTCAATGGAACATGATGGTATAGATGAGATACTTGACAAGCCACTTGTTGGAAAATGCAATGTTGTAGAAGTGAGGCAACTTGCTAAAATTGCACACAAATGCTTGCACAAATCACCCAAGAAACGACCCTCGATAGGCGAAGTTTCACAAGTTATATCAAGGATAAAGCAAAGGAGATTGCGCCATATGATGGAAGATAACTTGTCATTTGCAAATAGTAATAACTTTTCAAGAGCTGCAAGTCGATTAGAAGAACGACTTGAATTAAGCAGGATTGTTACCATGAGCATCAAAGAAACTGTATGA
- the LOC101506344 gene encoding calcium/calmodulin-regulated receptor-like kinase 2 isoform X1, with amino-acid sequence MVRQTDLVIIGVSVGLALGILICCLIFFGIRWYKKRSHLTRSDSEPSLTTLPIRTNGLETSNDFSASISSSVATSRSQNVQKNSHFTWWNHQNKDRFASTSGILKYSYKELQKATQNFTTTLGEGSFGTVYKATMPTGEVVAVKVLAPNSKQGEREFQTEVSLLGRLHHRNLVNLLGYCVDKGQRILVYQFMSNGSLAAILYGEEKKLSWDERLQIAIDISHGIEYLHEGAVPPVIHRDLKSPNILLDDSMRAKVADFGLSKEEIFDGRNSGLKGTYGYMDPAYISTSKLTTKSDIYSFGIILFELITAIHPHQNLMEYINLASMEHDGIDEILDKPLVGKCNVVEVRQLAKIAHKCLHKSPKKRPSIGEVSQVISRIKQRRLRHMMEDNLSFANSNNFSRAASRLEERLELSRIVTMSIKETV; translated from the exons ATGGTTCGTCAAACTGATTTAGTTATCATCGGTGTCTCTGTTGGTTTGGCCCTTGGAATTCTGATTTGTTGCCTCATATTTTTTGGCATAAGGTGGTACAAGAAACGTTCTCATCTTACACGATCTGATAGTGAGCCTAGTTTAACAACTCTCCCGATACGAACGAATGGACTTGAAACAAGTAATGACTTTAGTGCATCCATCTCTAGTTCCGTAGCAACATCAAGGTCACAAAATGTACAGAAAAATTCCCATTTCACTTGGTGGAATCATCAAAACAAAGACCGATTTGCTTCAACATCAGGCATTCTCAAGTATTCGTATAA AGAACTTCAAAAGGCCACACAAAATTTCACGACTACCTTGGGAGAAGGATCGTTTGGTACGGTTTATAAAGCCACAATGCCTACAGGAGAGGTGGTGGCTGTGAAGGTGCTAGCACCCAATTCAAAACAAGGGGAGAGAGAATTCCAAACAGAG GTGTCTCTGCTAGGAAGACTGCATCACCGGAATCTTGTGAATTTGCTTGGATATTGTGTAGATAAAGGACAACGCATATTGGTTTATCAGTTCATGAGCAATGGAAgcttagcagctattttatatg GTGAAGAAAAGAAGTTAAGTTGGGATGAAAGGCTTCAAATTGCAATTGATATTTCACATGGAATAGAGTATCTTCATGAAGGA GCAGTCCCGCCCGTCATACATCGTGATTTGAAATCTCCCAACATATTGCTAGATGACTCTATGAGAGCTAAG GTTGCTGATTTTGGCCTCTCCAAGGAAGAGATCTTTGATGGCCGAAATTCGGGTCTTAAAGGTACATATGGTTACATGGACCCTGCATACATTTCCACAAGCAAGTTAACAACCAAGAGTGACATATACAGTTTTGGTATCATACTTTTTGAACTAATCACTGCCATCCATCCACATCAAAATTTGATGGAATATATTAACCTT GCTTCAATGGAACATGATGGTATAGATGAGATACTTGACAAGCCACTTGTTGGAAAATGCAATGTTGTAGAAGTGAGGCAACTTGCTAAAATTGCACACAAATGCTTGCACAAATCACCCAAGAAACGACCCTCGATAGGCGAAGTTTCACAAGTTATATCAAGGATAAAGCAAAGGAGATTGCGCCATATGATGGAAGATAACTTGTCATTTGCAAATAGTAATAACTTTTCAAGAGCTGCAAGTCGATTAGAAGAACGACTTGAATTAAGCAGGATTGTTACCATGAGCATCAAAGAAACTGTATGA
- the LOC101506889 gene encoding pentatricopeptide repeat-containing protein At3g58590 has protein sequence MSYHGHVSRILNFLESTSTFRSLDATKRLHALSITTPPIRNQSIFINNNIISSYISHNNFLQARKVFDEMPQRTLVSYNTLVTSYTRRGHVDEAWTLLNHLRLCGFAPNQYTLTGLLCCEKLEMFQGLELFCLSIKNGVFYADAYVGSSLLGFFGRYGCFHEAFLVFDDMGCKSLVTWNTMLSLLGCNGFVEETKALFRDVLRLGVLLSEGSFVALLSGLVGCEEDLSYGEQVHCLMTKCGFDCYVSAVNSLIGVYVRCRALCSADRLFEEQVPVKNVVSWNMIIGSMVKSGKPRMALEMFMNMLRSGLVPSQATFVAVIESCIGLRNLVCGECVHAKVIMSGFESDVIVGTALVDLYAKCEKLISAHNCFDQIEEKNVVSWNALILGYSNVLSSTSIRLLREMIRLGCYPDKFSFSSVLKSSSVLDLHQLHGLVLRMGYENHEYVLSSLVMAYARNGLINEALLFVQEFENPISLIPSNIIAGIYNRTGHYNETMKLLSLLEKPDVVSWNTAISACARSNNYNEVFKLFKRMHSGHIHPDKYTLMTLVCVCTKLCCLDLGGSLHGLIVKTNSCDTFLGNVLIDMYGKCGNIENSVKVFEEIKDRNIITWTALISALGLNGYARDAVKIFHNMELTGLRPDALALRAVLSSCRYGGLVSEGMQIFKQMGTIYGIQPEHDHYHCIVDLLAKNGQIKEAEEVMESMPFPPNASIWRCFVEGFKRQEIAV, from the coding sequence ATGAGTTACCATGGCCACGTTTCCCGTATCCTCAATTTCCTCGAATCAACCTCCACATTTCGATCCCTCGACGCAACAAAACGTCTCCACGCACTCTCCATCACAACACCTCCCATTCGAAACCAATCCATCTTCATCAATAACAACATAATTTCCTCTTACATTTCCCACAACAATTTCCTTCAAGCACGCAAGGTGTTCGATGAAATGCCCCAAAGAACACTCGTCTCTTATAACACGCTCGTAACTTCCTATACTCGACGTGGACACGTAGATGAAGCTTGGACTTTGCTTAATCACTTGAGATTATGTGGGTTTGCTCCTAATCAGTATACATTAACGGGTTTGCTTTGTTGTGAAAAGTTGGAGATGTTTCAGGGCTTAGAGTTGTTTTGtttgagtattaaaaatggtgTCTTTTATGCTGATGCTTATGTGGGTAGTTCTTTGTTGGGTTTTTTTGGGAGATATGGATGTTTTCATGAAGCTTTTTTGGTGTTTGATGATATGGGTTGTAAGAGTTTAGTGACTTGGAACACCATGTTGTCTTTGTTGGGTTGTAATGGTTTTGTTGAGGAGACTAAGGCTTTGTTTCGCGATGTATTGAGGTTGGGGGTGTTGTTGTCTGAAGGTTCTTTTGTGGCTCTTTTGTCTGGACTTGTTGGTTGTGAAGAGGATTTGAGTTATGGTGAACAGGTTCACTGTTTGATGACTAAATGTGGGTTTGATTGTTATGTTTCTGCGGTTAATTCGCTTATTGGTGTTTACGTTAGGTGTAGAGCTTTGTGTTCGGCAGATAGATTGTTTGAGGAGCAGGTTCCTGTTAAGAATGTTGTGTCTTGGAATATGATCATTGGTTCAATGGTGAAAAGTGGGAAGCCTCGAATGGCGTTGGAGATGTTTATGAATATGTTGAGGAGTGGATTGGTGCCGAGTCAGGCCACGTTTGTAGCTGTTATTGAGTCGTGTATCGGGTTGAGAAACTTGGTGTGTGGAGAATGTGTTCATGCTAAAGTAATCATGAGTGGTTTTGAATCTGATGTTATTGTTGGTACTGCATTGGTGGACTTATATGCCAAATGTGAGAAATTGATTTCTGCTCATAATTGTTTTGATCAGATAGAAGAGAAGAATGTGGTTTCTTGGAACGCTTTGATATTGGGTTACTCAAACGTTCTCTCTTCCACGTCAATTCGGTTATTGCGAGAAATGATTCGATTGGGTTGTTATCCTGACaagttttccttttcttctGTTCTTAAGTCATCATCTGTATTAGACCTACATCAGCTCCATGGTTTGGTTCTAAGAATGGGGTATGAGAATCATGAATATGTATTAAGCTCTCTTGTTATGGCTTATGCTAGAAATGGTCTTATAAATGAAGCACTTTTATTTGTCCAAGAGTTTGAAAACCCTATTTCACTAATCCCTTCTAATATAATTGCTGGAATCTATAACAGAACTGGTCATTATAATGAAACAATGAAGTTGCTTTCTTTACTAGAAAAGCCTGATGTTGTATCTTGGAACACTGCCATTTCAGCCTGTGCTCGAAGCAATAATTATAATGAAGTTTTCAAGCTTTTCAAGCGTATGCATTCCGGACACATCCATCCAGACAAATACACATTAATGACTTTAGTATGCGTGTGCACAAAACTTTGTTGTTTGGATTTGGGTGGTTCTCTTCATGGTCTTATTGTGAAGACTAATAGTTGTGACACATTTTTGGGCAATGTACTAATTGACATGTATGGGAAGTGTGGAAACATTGAAAATTCAGTGAAAGTTTTCGAAGAAATTAAGGATAGAAACATTATTACATGGACAGCTTTAATTTCTGCCCTCGGGCTGAATGGTTATGCTCGCGATGCAGTAAAGATATTCCACAACATGGAATTGACGGGGTTGAGGCCCGATGCGTTGGCTCTCAGAGCAGTGCTTTCTTCTTGCAGATACGGTGGATTAGTAAGTGAAGGGATGCAAATTTTCAAGCAAATGGGAACCATTTATGGGATTCAACCAGAACACGATCATTACCATTGCATAGTAGATCTCCTTGCTAAAAATGGACAAATAAAGGAAGCTGAGGAAGTCATGGAAAGCATGCCTTTCCCACCAAATGCCAGTATTTGGCGCTGCTTCGTTGAAGGGTTCAAGAGGCAGGAAATTGCAGTTTGA